TCCAAGTCCTGCTTCGCAGGCTCAGCAGGACGCCGCCGACGGGTCCGCGACGAACGTCGACGTCGAATCGCGGGCGCTCGCGCTCGAACACGCAGCCGGGGAGTACGGCATCGACGCGGTGGTCGACACCGGCGACGGCGTCGTGGAGCGGCGGCTCGTCGCGGACGATCAGATCGCCGTGTTCGAGGAGTTTCTCCGGTGGTACGCCCGGCAGATCGATCCCGACGCCGCTCCGGCGGCGACGATCTCGGCGCTGCTGGCCAAAGCGGATCTCAGCGAGTAGCTCGAGTCCACCCGGGCGATCGAACTGCCGTTTTCCCCGGGTTTCGATTTTCGTCGCCGTCCGACGTATCGATCGAGTAGTTCGGCTCTCCTCGTCGTCTCCCTTCGGTCGACCGTGTTACCGCTTCTCTCGCCGCCTCTCACGAAGGTTCGGGTTACTCACGACTGCTCCTCAGGGATGCCTCTTTAGTTAGGTACGTGATTTATCCCCGGTGATTGCCAATCAAGGTTCAGCTTTAGATGGGCGATTCATGAATATTGGAACGATCCTCGACGAACTCGGGTTGGACGCGCTCGCACCGGGGGACACCGATCGCCCCGACGCCGGACCGGACGGTCCGCTCCAGGACGACGACGAGGAATCCGACGAGGACGGGGAGTCGTCCGAGGCTGAGACGACCGAGGAGTCGTCCTCCGACGACGGCGGCAGTTCCGGCGGCGGTCTGTTCGGCGGTCGGTCGAACGACGACGAGGACGGCGAACTGGTCGAGCGGATCAACGATTTCGAGTACGAGCTCTCGGAGATCCGTAACGACGTCGAGCAAAACGAGGCCTCGATCGACGGTCTCGAGAGCGAACAGCTCGACATCAACGAGCGGATGGACCGGATCGAGGAGCACAACGCGACGCTGCTGGGCGTCTACGACCAGCTCACCGAAGGCGTCAACCCGTTCGCCCGTGACTGGGAGCAGTCCGAGGAACGCCGGGATACCGGGGACTCGACGTACGGCGTCATTCCCGACGACGAGTCGGACAGCCCGGGCCGCGACGAAAATCTCCAGCGCAACGGGGGCAGTTCGTCGGCGGCGTCCCGCAGCGCCGAGTCGGCCGACGGCCGGTCGCCCGACGCCCGATCGTCCGCCGACGGCGACGACGAGCCGATGCCGACCGACCCCGAACCGTCCGGTCCGGAAGCCCCCAGTTCGACGCCGGTCCCCGAGTCGCCGCCGTCGGGGACGACGCCGCCGGAGAACGGTCCCTACCTGACGGAGTTCGCCGACACGTACGCGACGGACGTGCTCGTGATGGAGTGGCTCGCGATGCTGATCGACGCGGCCGGCGAGGAGGGCGCGCTGAAGGCGCTCGACCACTACGACCGCATCGACTGGGTGAGCGAGTCGATCCGCCGGGAGCTGGAGGTCGTGCTCAGCGGCGCGTGGAGCGAATCCGACGCCGAGCCCCGCAACGACCTCAACACCGACGTCCACGACCGGAGCTTCCGGTTTATCGCCCGGCTCTCCCAGCAGGCCCAGCTCGCCAAGACCGACGGACGGAGGTGAGCAGGGATGGGGTTCAGCACCAGCGCCGCGGTCGCCGTGGTCTCGATCGGCTTTCTGATCAGCGTGGGGCTACTGTATCCCGCGGTCGAACAGTCCGTCCAGGACGTTTCGGATGCGACCGACACTCGTGAGGATCGAATGCTCGACACCCGTAACAGCGACGCCGCCCTCTCCGACGTGACCTACAACAACACGACCGACGTCCTCAACGTGACCGTCAACAACACGGGCACCGTCACGATGGACGTCGCCGGCACGGACCTGCTCGTGGACGGCGAAATAGCGACGAACCGGACGACGTACGTCGACGGCGTCGCGGACCGCGAACTCTGGGTCGCCGGCGAACAGCTTCGCATCGAGGCCCGCGACGTGCGGACGGCGCCCGAACGGGTCGTCGTCGTGACCGGGACGGGACTCGAACGATCGACGACCGGGATAACGGTGGTGAGCTAGATGGCGAGCGTCTCCGTCTCCCACCTGATAATCTTCATTGCCGCGCTGACGGTGTCGGTCGGCGTCGCGACGACGCTGACGGTCAACGTCCAGAGCATGACCGTTTCGATGGACGAGCGCGGCGAGAGCGTCGCGAAGGACATCGAGACGGACGTGACGATCATCAGCGACCCGGGCAGCCCGGCGTCGATCTACGACGCGGACAACGAGAGCGTCACGCTGCTGGTCAAAAACACGGGCGACAGGGCGATCGAGGTCGGGACCGATCCCCCCGACGTGTTGATCGACGGGCAGTACCAGCCCGCGCCGACCGTCGCCGTCGTCAGCGACCCCGACGGGGCGACGTGGGGCGAGGGCGACGTGCTCCGCGTCGTCGTCTCGAAGTCCCTGGCGGAGGGGGAACACCGCGCGACGGTCCGCGTCAACTCGGCCGAAGATACCTTGCGGTTCCGCGTCAACTGACCTGACCATGCCTGACCTGTACAATCTCGGACTGGAGGAACGCGACCGGGTGAACCCGTCGCTCGGCGGCGGGCTTCCCGAGGGGAGCATCGTGCTGCTGGAGGGCCAACACGGCGCCGGCAAGAGCGTCATCACCCAGCGGTTCTGTTACGGGCTCTGCGAGACCGGCACCAACGTCACCTACGTCTCCGCCGAGCTGACCGCCGGCGGCCTGATCAAGCAGATGGGATCGATGGAGTACGACGTCGTCGACCACCTGCTGCGCGAGCAGCTGCTGTTCCTCCACGCCGACGTCGACACCAAGGATACGATCAACGGCGACGACCCCGAGGAGACCGAGGGGCGGGAGCTGCTCACCCAGCTCATGCGCGCGGAGGTGATGTGGCGCAGCGACGTGATCATCTTCGACGGGTTCGACTCGATCCTCCTGCACGACCCCCACTACGAGGCGATCAGCGAGCGCGACGACGCCGACGACATCATGCAGAACCTCATCACGTTCTTCCGCCAGATCGTCGGTCAGGGCAAGACGGTTATTCTGACGGTTAACCCGGACTCGCTCCCGAAGAACGCCCTGCGTCCGCTCCGGGACGTCTCTGACGTCTATCTCTCCCTGGATATGGAGGCGATCGGCAACGAGGTCCGTCGGAGGATGGTCGTCAAGAAGTTCGCGGGGATGGGCAACCAGGTCGACGACAACATCGGCTTCGCCGTCCAGTCCGGCCGCGGGCTGACGATCGTGACCAGGACGGTGGCCTGAACGATGACGGAACTGGGCACCCCGCAACTGACCGGCGAACTCGCCGACCTGGCGGACCAGCACGACCACCTTCGCGAACACCTCGAAGCGAAGCGCGAGGAACACGGCGAGTACCCCGCCTACACCGACGAACTGGAGGACCGCCACGAGGTAGCGCGGCCGAACGTCATCTATCCGACCCGGGACGAACATCCCGTGTTCTGTCACGTCCACGGCGACGTCGGCTCGTCGACGACCTACTACGTCGTCGAACCGACGCTCGACGCCGACGAGAAGGCGACGTTCAAAGACGTCCGCCAGCGCATCCTCGAGAAGAGCGTCAACAAGCCCGCGCCGAGCGACGACCAGCAGTTCGTCGACCACATCGACGAGCTGCTCGGCGGCGTCACTCACGTCGGCGGGACGGCGACGGGCGTTCTCCAGCAGGTACTCGGAACCAGAATATCGCTGTCGCGCCAGACGTACCACCGGATCCGGTACCGCCTCCAGCGCGACATCGTCGGCCTCGGTCCCCTGAATCCGGTGATGCAGGACCCGCAGAACGAGGACATCCACGTCATCGGCCCCCACCAGTGCTACGTCGACCACGGCACCTACGGGATGCTGCCGACCACCGTGGACTTCGGAACGCCCGCCGAGTTCGAGAACTGGATCCGCAACATGGGCGAGCGGATGGACACGCCGGTCAGCGACTCGAACCCGATCATCGACTCGACGCTGCCCGACGGCTCGCGTATTAACATCATTTACTCCGACGACGTCTCCGTTCAGGGCCCTTCGCTGACGATCCGCCAGGGGGACGAAGTCCCGCTATCGGTGTTCCAGATCACCAAGTGGGGGACGCTGTCGCCGAAGCTGGCGGCGTACCTCTGGCTCTGTCTGGAAAACGAGCAGACCGTGTTCGTCGTCGGCGAGACGGCGTCGGGCAAGACCACGACGCTGAACGCGATCACATCCTTCATCCCGCGGGACTCGAAGATCTACACCGCGGAGGACACCGCGGAGGTGCTGCCGCCCCACGACACCTGGCAGCAGCTTCTGACCCGCGAGGGGCAGGGCGAGGACGACAGCTCGGACATCGACCTGTTCGACCTCGTCGCCGCGGCGCTGCGCTCCCGACCGGACTACATCATCGTTGGCGAGGTCCGCGGGGCCGAGGGCCAGATGGCGTTCCAGGCCGCCCAGACAGGCCACCCGGTGATGCTGACGTTCCACGCCTCGGACATCGTCTCGATGATCCAGCGCTTTACCGGCGAGCCGATCAACGTCCCCGAGACGTTCATGGACAACTGCGACGTCGCGCTGTTCCAGAACCGCGTCAAGCAGGGCGACCGCGTCCTCCGGCGCGTGACGAGCGTCCAGGAGATCGAGGGGTACTCGAAGGTCGACGACGGCGTCATCACTCAGCAGGCGTTCAAGTGGGACCCCCAGGACGACGACATCGTGTTCACGGGGATGAACAACTCCCACGTCCTGGAAAACCAGATCGCCGAGCTGCTGGGCTACGAGAACACCCGCGACATCTACGACGAGCTCGAGCGGCGCGCCCAGATCATCGAGCGGCTGATCGAGGCCGACGTGCTGGGCTACGACGAGGTCAACGACGCCATCCACGTGTTCCAGCGCGACGGCGTCGAGTCGCTGCCGATCGACATCACGGGGCTCACCTCGTCGCCCCAGCCGACGGTCTGACGTGCCCGCCGAGCGCACCGCCGACTGCGGCTCCTTTCGCAAACTGTCTGACAGCTGGGGGTTACCCTTTCGTACCTCCAGCGCAACCACCAGAGCGGACGACTGACTCAACCCATGGCGACCAGCTCCGACGCGGCGACGACCGACTCGGCCCGAAGAGAGGAGGGTGAGTCGGTCGACGTCAAGGAGGCGATCAGGAAGCTGCTGCTCGCCTACGAGAACATGGACATGCCGATCCGTCGGTACGTCCTCGCGGTGCTGTTGCCCTCGATCCTCGGCATGCTCGGGGTGATGGCGCTGCCGTTCCTGCTGCCGATCCCCGGCGTCGCGACGGGGCCGGTCGTGATGCTCGCGCTGCTGTTGCCGTTCGTCGCTCTCGTCTACCCCAAGCTGATGCAGGACCGCAAGCAACAGCAGGTCCGCGAGCGCTTTCACCTCTTTGTCACCCACATCACGGTGCTGTCGACGACGAACATCGACCGCGTGGAGGTGTTCCGCACGCTCTCGAAGGAAGACGAGTACGAGGCGATCGCGACGGAGATGGGCCACATCGTCGCGCTGATCGACACCTGGAACCAGAGCCTCGACGACGCCTGCCGGTTCCGCGCGCGCCGCGTCGCCAGCCCGCTGATGGAGGACTTCCTCGAACGGCTGGCCTACACCGTCGGCGCGGGCCAGCCGATGTCGGAGTTCCTGCTCTCCGAACAGGACAACATCCTGCGGAACTTCAAGACGCGCTACGAGAACCAGCTCGATCGCCTCAACGTCATGAAGGACGTCTACCTCTCGGTGATCAACTCGACGACGTTCGGGCTGGTGTTCGCCATCCTGCTACCCTTCCTGATCGGCATCGACCCGATGATCGCCCTCTCCTCCGTGATCACGCTGTACTTCTTCGTCCAGTTGGCGTTCCTGTACGTGATGAACAACGTCGCGCCTCAGGACCCCGTCTGGAGTCACACGGAGGGAATATCGCTGGAGCGCAACGTCCGACTCCGGATCGCGCTGATCGTCGGGACGGGGCTGAGCCTGCTGCTCGCTGCGGTCACGTACCTCGCGCTGGACGGGATGATCCCTCGTGCTGGACTGCCCGACGCGATCTGGATGGCGGTCCCGTTCACGCCGCTTTTGATTCCCGGGCTGGTCATCCGCCGCGAGGAGTCCCGCGTCAAGGAACGGGACGCCGAGTTTCCCTCTTTCATCCGCGCGCTCGGCGCCGTCGAGAGCGTCAAACAGAGTTCCTCGTCGTCGGTACTCTCGAGTCTCCGTCGAAAGGACTTCGGCGCCCTGACCGAGAACGTCGACAACCTGTACAAGCGCCTCGCGATGCAGATCAACTCGACGCTGGCCTGGCGCTACTTCGCGGCCGAGACCGGATCCTACCTGATCCAGAAGTTCAGCGATATGTACGTCGTCGGCCGCCGGATGGGCGGCGAACCCCGCCAGCTCGGCAACCTCATCGAGAAGAACTTCACGGAGGTGCTGAACCTCCGCCAGATGCGAACGCAGGAAACGGGCACCATCATCGGCGTCATCTACGGCATCACCGCGACGAGCACGTTCGCATTCTTCGTCGGGCTGGAGATCGTCAACCTGCTGAAAGACATCACGACCGAGATGGATCTCACCCAGACCGGGATGGGCGCGCTACTCCACCCGCAGGTGTACGACATCCCCGAGATCCGATTTTACATCTTCATCGCGGTGATCCTGAACGCGTTCCTGTCGTCGATGATGATCCGGATCGTCGACCGGGGCCACTCGCTCAACGCGCTGACCCACTTCGTCGCGATGGTCTGGATGAGCGGACTCATCGCCTGGATGACCACGTTCCTGATGACGGCGATCATCTCGGTCTGATCGCGACCGACGATTTCCGGCGTTCGGTTTCGTGGCCGCTCGTTCGGCTACCGCTATTCGGCGAAGAGAATCAGAGAGGAGAGAACGACGATCAGTCGTCGGCGTCGTCGTGGTGCTCGTGGCAGTACTCGCTGTCGCCGAGCGCAGGTCGCGTGCACGGTTCGCCGTCCTCGGTCGTCGCCGCGCACTGGTTTTCCTTCGGGACGCCGCCGTTCGAGTCGCTCTGGCCGCCGATGCCCGTCACGGCGCCCATCGCTTCGTCGCCGAGCCGCAACGTCGTCAGGTCGCGCTCGATGCTGTCGCCCGCGATCGCCGCGACGAACTCCAGGGAGCGCGCGTGGCGCTCGTACGGCGTGTCCCGCAGCGACTCGACGCTGGTCTCTCGCTCGGTGGCGTCCTCCTCGGTCAGCTCGTCTACCGAGAGCCCGCGCACGTAGTCGACCATCGTGTGGTACACCTCCTCGCTGATCCAACTCACGTCGCGGTAGTACCGCAGCGCGCGGATCGCGCCGCTCGATCCGAACGCGCTCCCGAGATAGCGCGCCCACGCCATCGCGGTGACTTGCTCGGCGGCCGTGCCGTCGAGCGACGAGAGGTGCGGGCCGTTCGCACGGGGCCCCTGCTGTGGGTGATTCCGGCTCATCTGTGGTTACCTGAACGTGATATCCGACCGGATAGGTTTACCACTTT
This is a stretch of genomic DNA from Natronoarchaeum mannanilyticum. It encodes these proteins:
- a CDS encoding FlaD/FlaE family flagellar protein, which produces MNIGTILDELGLDALAPGDTDRPDAGPDGPLQDDDEESDEDGESSEAETTEESSSDDGGSSGGGLFGGRSNDDEDGELVERINDFEYELSEIRNDVEQNEASIDGLESEQLDINERMDRIEEHNATLLGVYDQLTEGVNPFARDWEQSEERRDTGDSTYGVIPDDESDSPGRDENLQRNGGSSSAASRSAESADGRSPDARSSADGDDEPMPTDPEPSGPEAPSSTPVPESPPSGTTPPENGPYLTEFADTYATDVLVMEWLAMLIDAAGEEGALKALDHYDRIDWVSESIRRELEVVLSGAWSESDAEPRNDLNTDVHDRSFRFIARLSQQAQLAKTDGRR
- a CDS encoding ATPase domain-containing protein, with the translated sequence MPDLYNLGLEERDRVNPSLGGGLPEGSIVLLEGQHGAGKSVITQRFCYGLCETGTNVTYVSAELTAGGLIKQMGSMEYDVVDHLLREQLLFLHADVDTKDTINGDDPEETEGRELLTQLMRAEVMWRSDVIIFDGFDSILLHDPHYEAISERDDADDIMQNLITFFRQIVGQGKTVILTVNPDSLPKNALRPLRDVSDVYLSLDMEAIGNEVRRRMVVKKFAGMGNQVDDNIGFAVQSGRGLTIVTRTVA
- a CDS encoding type II/IV secretion system ATPase subunit, whose translation is MTELGTPQLTGELADLADQHDHLREHLEAKREEHGEYPAYTDELEDRHEVARPNVIYPTRDEHPVFCHVHGDVGSSTTYYVVEPTLDADEKATFKDVRQRILEKSVNKPAPSDDQQFVDHIDELLGGVTHVGGTATGVLQQVLGTRISLSRQTYHRIRYRLQRDIVGLGPLNPVMQDPQNEDIHVIGPHQCYVDHGTYGMLPTTVDFGTPAEFENWIRNMGERMDTPVSDSNPIIDSTLPDGSRINIIYSDDVSVQGPSLTIRQGDEVPLSVFQITKWGTLSPKLAAYLWLCLENEQTVFVVGETASGKTTTLNAITSFIPRDSKIYTAEDTAEVLPPHDTWQQLLTREGQGEDDSSDIDLFDLVAAALRSRPDYIIVGEVRGAEGQMAFQAAQTGHPVMLTFHASDIVSMIQRFTGEPINVPETFMDNCDVALFQNRVKQGDRVLRRVTSVQEIEGYSKVDDGVITQQAFKWDPQDDDIVFTGMNNSHVLENQIAELLGYENTRDIYDELERRAQIIERLIEADVLGYDEVNDAIHVFQRDGVESLPIDITGLTSSPQPTV
- the flaJ gene encoding archaellar assembly protein FlaJ, which gives rise to MATSSDAATTDSARREEGESVDVKEAIRKLLLAYENMDMPIRRYVLAVLLPSILGMLGVMALPFLLPIPGVATGPVVMLALLLPFVALVYPKLMQDRKQQQVRERFHLFVTHITVLSTTNIDRVEVFRTLSKEDEYEAIATEMGHIVALIDTWNQSLDDACRFRARRVASPLMEDFLERLAYTVGAGQPMSEFLLSEQDNILRNFKTRYENQLDRLNVMKDVYLSVINSTTFGLVFAILLPFLIGIDPMIALSSVITLYFFVQLAFLYVMNNVAPQDPVWSHTEGISLERNVRLRIALIVGTGLSLLLAAVTYLALDGMIPRAGLPDAIWMAVPFTPLLIPGLVIRREESRVKERDAEFPSFIRALGAVESVKQSSSSSVLSSLRRKDFGALTENVDNLYKRLAMQINSTLAWRYFAAETGSYLIQKFSDMYVVGRRMGGEPRQLGNLIEKNFTEVLNLRQMRTQETGTIIGVIYGITATSTFAFFVGLEIVNLLKDITTEMDLTQTGMGALLHPQVYDIPEIRFYIFIAVILNAFLSSMMIRIVDRGHSLNALTHFVAMVWMSGLIAWMTTFLMTAIISV
- a CDS encoding FlaD/FlaE family flagellar protein, which produces MSRNHPQQGPRANGPHLSSLDGTAAEQVTAMAWARYLGSAFGSSGAIRALRYYRDVSWISEEVYHTMVDYVRGLSVDELTEEDATERETSVESLRDTPYERHARSLEFVAAIAGDSIERDLTTLRLGDEAMGAVTGIGGQSDSNGGVPKENQCAATTEDGEPCTRPALGDSEYCHEHHDDADD